From a region of the Zingiber officinale cultivar Zhangliang chromosome 10B, Zo_v1.1, whole genome shotgun sequence genome:
- the LOC122028596 gene encoding pumilio homolog 5-like isoform X2: MATENPLRFIGNNRAGNWALGKDPSDFSSSGNLVSEDLGSLLEGQKYHGNKGINGLSRSGSAPPSIEGSCAAFDILKGQIAELDGGLENLNDEAQNCKSEEELRAHPSYLAYYCANVNLKPRLPQPLISRENRHMMQQIGGIGQSRRLPSFDDNSKTSFFVSRPTLCPHDEEPEHDRAPRIEPRNWVDKKADIRPFILSDSEEQHNNPVDLVKEDFPHISYPDHSHPSRQILLEQESNHDSFLNDVHDSSVSMTMLEPRKNSVGLHSPSLHTGSHSVGSILRGDLGGMPILSATLTERTVSQMETSKAVNNFENSVSPSPVIGLGLGNIKDEMRKLRLSSDGHSTSQSRRHPQPGNFHSQGSFARAQVGQSQMISQGIQHSQSPHGHPKLSVAEVQPLSPSSSISPLYITAAAYGTPYYHSLQSSSLLPSQFSTSECTLNPSLVPPFVTAYSYYQNAIPVPFDNAVGSNFSTRVPVVSSGGNGFFGVDIQQLYKMYGQLGLAMHSPLTDPSYMPFYQHHSINAYSTATADQYESMISRGNAVGSLPGLYDPQQAQGSSSYLADQLPQVTRVSGVNTLNVTRGGSVSPTYYRSPTNIGVMMQFSNSPMGSPVFQRPPVAGTSFSGRENENVKFTFNSERHPGSLSGRQSQRGREKFDDSKTYSLLEELKSNKAHRYELSDIVGRVVEFSADQHGSRFIQQKLETCSVDEKASVFSEVLPHSSSLMTDVFGNYVIQKFFERGSPEQRKELANKLVGNVLALSLQMYGCRVIQKALEVIHLDQKTQLVQELDGNVMRCVRDQNGNHVIQKCIECIPAEKIGFIISAFHGQVATLSTHPYGCRVIQRVLEHCSDGSQSQFIVDEILQSACLLVQDQYGNYVTQHVLERGKAHERSEIISKLFGQIVQMSQNKFASNVIEKCLAYGSTEERDLLIKEMVGQTEGNDNLLVMMKDQFANYVVQKILETCTDKQREILLDRIKVHLPALKKYTFGKHIVTRIEQTYGEDVLES, from the exons ATGGCCACAGAGAATCCACTGAGATTCATAGGGAATAATAGAGCTGGGAACTGGGCCCTTGGAAAGGACCCATCAGACTTCTCATCTTCAGGTAATTTAGTTTCAGAAGATTTGGGTTCACTTTTGGAGGGGCAAAAGTACCATGGAAACAAGGGTATCAATGGTCTCAGTCGAAGTGGAAGTGCGCCGCCAAGTATTGAAGGGTCTTGTGcagcatttgatatcttaaaaggCCAGATTGCTGAATTGGATGGTGGCTTGGAGAACTTAAATGATGAAGCACAAAATTGTAAATCTGAAGAGGAACTACGTGCTCATCCATCCTATTTAGCATACTACTGTGCTAATGTAAACTTGAAACCAAGGCTTCCTCAGCCTCTTATCTCTCGGGAGAACCGACATATGATGCAACAGATTGGAGGAATTGGTCAGAGTAGGAGATTGCCTTCATTTGATGACAACAGCAAGACATCTTTCTTTGTCTCTCGACCTACCCTATGTCCTCATGATGAGGAACCTGAGCATGATAGGGCACCTAGAATTGAACCCAGAAACTGGGTAGATAAGAAAGCTGATATTCGTCCTTTCATTTTGTCTGATTCTGAAGAGCAGCATAATAATCCGGTAGATCTAGTGAAG GAGGATTTTCCTCATATTTCATATCCTGATCATTCTCATCCTTCAAGACAAATATTGCTAGagcaagaatccaatcatgattCCTTTTTGAATGATGTACATGATTCTTCCGTTAGCATGACTATGCTAGAACCAAGAAAAAACAGTGTGGGCCTCCACTCTCCTTCTCTTCATACAGGTTCAcattcagttggatcaatattGAGAGGTGATCTTGGTGGCATGCCAATTTTATCTGCAACATTGACTGAGAGGACAGTTAGCCAAATGGAAACTAGCAAGGCTGTCAACAATTTTGAGAACAGTGTTTCACCTAGTCCTGTGATTGGATTAGGTCTTGGTAATATCAAGGATGAAATGAGAAAGCTAAGGTTGTCTTCTGATGGACATTCAACCAGCCAATCAAGGCGTCACCCTCAGCCAGGTAATTTTCATTCACAAGGCTCATTTGCTCGAGCTCAGGTTGGTCAGTCTCAGATGATTTCTCAAGGAATACAACATTCTCAAAGTCCTCATGGCCATCCAAAATTGTCAGTGGCTGAGGTGCAACCACTGTCACCATCTTCTAGCATTTCTCCCTTGTACATAACAGCAGCGGCATATGGTACTCCATATTACCATAGTTTGCAATCTAGTAGCCTACTTCCTTCTCAGTTTAGCACAAGTGAATGCACATTAAATCCCTCGCTAGTGCCTCCATTTGTCACTGCTTATTCTTATTATCAAAATGCTATTCCAGTGCCTTTTGACAATGCAGTCGGATCTAACTTTAGTACTAGAGTTCCAGTAGTTTCTTCAGGGGGAAATGGTTTTTTTGGAGTTGACATCCAGCAGTTATATAAGATGTATGGTCAGTTGGGTTTAGCTATGCATTCTCCCTTAACTGATCCTTCGTATATGCCTTTCTATCAACATCATTCAATCAATGCTTATAGCACTGCAACTGCAGATCAATATGAGTCAATGATATCCAGGGGAAATGCTGTAGGGAGCTTACCAGGCCTCTATGATCCACAACAAGCTCAGGGTTCTTCTTCATATCTAGCTGATCAACTACCTCAAGTCACGAGAGTTAGTGGTGTCAATACTCTTAATGTTACAAGAGGGGGCAGTGTCAGCCCTACTTACTATAGGAGCCCTACGAATATTGGGGTAATGATGCAATTTTCAAATTCACCAATGGGCAGTCCTGTTTTTCAAAGACCACCAGTGGCTGGAACAAGTTTTTCAGGAAGGGAAAATGAGAACGTTAAGTTTACATTCAACTCTGAGAGACATCCTGGTTCTTTATCAGGGCGCCAAAGCCAAAGAGGGCGTGAGAAGTTTGATGATTCAAAGACGTACTCTTTGCTTGAAGAGCTCAAGTCTAACAAAGCTCATAGATATGAATTGTCTGACATTGTTGGACGTGTGGTGGAATTTAG CGCTGACCAACATGGGAGTCGATTTATCCAGCAAAAGTTAGAGACTTGTAGTGTCGACGAGAAGGCTTCAGTTTTCAGTGAAGTACTTCCACATTCCTCTTCATTAATGACTGATGTATTTGGGAATTATGTTATTCAGAAG TTTTTCGAACGTGGGAGCCCCGAACAGAGGAAAGAGCTAGCTAATAAACTTGTTGGCAATGTCTTAGCTTTGAGTCTTCAGATGTATGGTTGTCGTGTTATTCAAAAG GCTCTTGAGGTCATCCATCTTGATCAGAAAACGCAGCTTGTGCAAGAACTTGATGGAAATGTGATGAGATGTGTTCGCGATCAGAATGGAAATCATGTAATTCAAAAGTGCATTGAGTGTATACCAGCAGAAAAAATTGGCTTCATAATATCTGCGTTTCATGGTCAAGTTGCAACACTTTCTACACATCCTTATGGTTGCCGTGTGATTCAG AGAGTCCTGGAGCACTGTAGCGATGGATCTCAAAGCCAATTCATTGTGGATGAGATTTTGCAGTCAGCTTGCCTGCTTGTACAAGATCAGTATGGCAATTACGTCACCCAG CATGTTTTGGAGAGGGGAAAAGCACACGAAAGAAGCGAGATCATCAGCAAATTATTTGGGCAAATCGTGCAGATGAGTCAGAACAAGTTTGCTTCAAATGTTATAGAAAAGTGTTTGGCATATGGTAGTACCGAAGAGAGGGATCTCTTGATCAAGGAAATGGTTGGACAAACCGAAGGAAATGATAATTTATTG GTGATGATGAAGGATCAATTTGCAAACTATGTGGTTCAGAAGATTCTCGAAACATGCACCGATAAGCAACGGGAAATCCTGCTCGACCGCATCAAAGTTCATCTGCCGGCTTTGAAGAAGTACACTTTCGGGAAACATATCGTGACCCGAATCGAACAAACATACGGTGAAG ATGTCCTTGAATCCTAA
- the LOC122028596 gene encoding pumilio homolog 5-like isoform X1, protein MATENPLRFIGNNRAGNWALGKDPSDFSSSGNLVSEDLGSLLEGQKYHGNKGINGLSRSGSAPPSIEGSCAAFDILKGQIAELDGGLENLNDEAQNCKSEEELRAHPSYLAYYCANVNLKPRLPQPLISRENRHMMQQIGGIGQSRRLPSFDDNSKTSFFVSRPTLCPHDEEPEHDRAPRIEPRNWVDKKADIRPFILSDSEEQHNNPVDLVKEDFPHISYPDHSHPSRQILLEQESNHDSFLNDVHDSSVSMTMLEPRKNSVGLHSPSLHTGSHSVGSILRGDLGGMPILSATLTERTVSQMETSKAVNNFENSVSPSPVIGLGLGNIKDEMRKLRLSSDGHSTSQSRRHPQPGNFHSQGSFARAQVGQSQMISQGIQHSQSPHGHPKLSVAEVQPLSPSSSISPLYITAAAYGTPYYHSLQSSSLLPSQFSTSECTLNPSLVPPFVTAYSYYQNAIPVPFDNAVGSNFSTRVPVVSSGGNGFFGVDIQQLYKMYGQLGLAMHSPLTDPSYMPFYQHHSINAYSTATADQYESMISRGNAVGSLPGLYDPQQAQGSSSYLADQLPQVTRVSGVNTLNVTRGGSVSPTYYRSPTNIGVMMQFSNSPMGSPVFQRPPVAGTSFSGRENENVKFTFNSERHPGSLSGRQSQRGREKFDDSKTYSLLEELKSNKAHRYELSDIVGRVVEFSADQHGSRFIQQKLETCSVDEKASVFSEVLPHSSSLMTDVFGNYVIQKFFERGSPEQRKELANKLVGNVLALSLQMYGCRVIQKALEVIHLDQKTQLVQELDGNVMRCVRDQNGNHVIQKCIECIPAEKIGFIISAFHGQVATLSTHPYGCRVIQRVLEHCSDGSQSQFIVDEILQSACLLVQDQYGNYVTQHVLERGKAHERSEIISKLFGQIVQMSQNKFASNVIEKCLAYGSTEERDLLIKEMVGQTEGNDNLLVCSNPWQIIEYVCFSILILFIVELLIANSSNKQGYLTACASFDSCFLIYSFGVRILYFIIFANAWI, encoded by the exons ATGGCCACAGAGAATCCACTGAGATTCATAGGGAATAATAGAGCTGGGAACTGGGCCCTTGGAAAGGACCCATCAGACTTCTCATCTTCAGGTAATTTAGTTTCAGAAGATTTGGGTTCACTTTTGGAGGGGCAAAAGTACCATGGAAACAAGGGTATCAATGGTCTCAGTCGAAGTGGAAGTGCGCCGCCAAGTATTGAAGGGTCTTGTGcagcatttgatatcttaaaaggCCAGATTGCTGAATTGGATGGTGGCTTGGAGAACTTAAATGATGAAGCACAAAATTGTAAATCTGAAGAGGAACTACGTGCTCATCCATCCTATTTAGCATACTACTGTGCTAATGTAAACTTGAAACCAAGGCTTCCTCAGCCTCTTATCTCTCGGGAGAACCGACATATGATGCAACAGATTGGAGGAATTGGTCAGAGTAGGAGATTGCCTTCATTTGATGACAACAGCAAGACATCTTTCTTTGTCTCTCGACCTACCCTATGTCCTCATGATGAGGAACCTGAGCATGATAGGGCACCTAGAATTGAACCCAGAAACTGGGTAGATAAGAAAGCTGATATTCGTCCTTTCATTTTGTCTGATTCTGAAGAGCAGCATAATAATCCGGTAGATCTAGTGAAG GAGGATTTTCCTCATATTTCATATCCTGATCATTCTCATCCTTCAAGACAAATATTGCTAGagcaagaatccaatcatgattCCTTTTTGAATGATGTACATGATTCTTCCGTTAGCATGACTATGCTAGAACCAAGAAAAAACAGTGTGGGCCTCCACTCTCCTTCTCTTCATACAGGTTCAcattcagttggatcaatattGAGAGGTGATCTTGGTGGCATGCCAATTTTATCTGCAACATTGACTGAGAGGACAGTTAGCCAAATGGAAACTAGCAAGGCTGTCAACAATTTTGAGAACAGTGTTTCACCTAGTCCTGTGATTGGATTAGGTCTTGGTAATATCAAGGATGAAATGAGAAAGCTAAGGTTGTCTTCTGATGGACATTCAACCAGCCAATCAAGGCGTCACCCTCAGCCAGGTAATTTTCATTCACAAGGCTCATTTGCTCGAGCTCAGGTTGGTCAGTCTCAGATGATTTCTCAAGGAATACAACATTCTCAAAGTCCTCATGGCCATCCAAAATTGTCAGTGGCTGAGGTGCAACCACTGTCACCATCTTCTAGCATTTCTCCCTTGTACATAACAGCAGCGGCATATGGTACTCCATATTACCATAGTTTGCAATCTAGTAGCCTACTTCCTTCTCAGTTTAGCACAAGTGAATGCACATTAAATCCCTCGCTAGTGCCTCCATTTGTCACTGCTTATTCTTATTATCAAAATGCTATTCCAGTGCCTTTTGACAATGCAGTCGGATCTAACTTTAGTACTAGAGTTCCAGTAGTTTCTTCAGGGGGAAATGGTTTTTTTGGAGTTGACATCCAGCAGTTATATAAGATGTATGGTCAGTTGGGTTTAGCTATGCATTCTCCCTTAACTGATCCTTCGTATATGCCTTTCTATCAACATCATTCAATCAATGCTTATAGCACTGCAACTGCAGATCAATATGAGTCAATGATATCCAGGGGAAATGCTGTAGGGAGCTTACCAGGCCTCTATGATCCACAACAAGCTCAGGGTTCTTCTTCATATCTAGCTGATCAACTACCTCAAGTCACGAGAGTTAGTGGTGTCAATACTCTTAATGTTACAAGAGGGGGCAGTGTCAGCCCTACTTACTATAGGAGCCCTACGAATATTGGGGTAATGATGCAATTTTCAAATTCACCAATGGGCAGTCCTGTTTTTCAAAGACCACCAGTGGCTGGAACAAGTTTTTCAGGAAGGGAAAATGAGAACGTTAAGTTTACATTCAACTCTGAGAGACATCCTGGTTCTTTATCAGGGCGCCAAAGCCAAAGAGGGCGTGAGAAGTTTGATGATTCAAAGACGTACTCTTTGCTTGAAGAGCTCAAGTCTAACAAAGCTCATAGATATGAATTGTCTGACATTGTTGGACGTGTGGTGGAATTTAG CGCTGACCAACATGGGAGTCGATTTATCCAGCAAAAGTTAGAGACTTGTAGTGTCGACGAGAAGGCTTCAGTTTTCAGTGAAGTACTTCCACATTCCTCTTCATTAATGACTGATGTATTTGGGAATTATGTTATTCAGAAG TTTTTCGAACGTGGGAGCCCCGAACAGAGGAAAGAGCTAGCTAATAAACTTGTTGGCAATGTCTTAGCTTTGAGTCTTCAGATGTATGGTTGTCGTGTTATTCAAAAG GCTCTTGAGGTCATCCATCTTGATCAGAAAACGCAGCTTGTGCAAGAACTTGATGGAAATGTGATGAGATGTGTTCGCGATCAGAATGGAAATCATGTAATTCAAAAGTGCATTGAGTGTATACCAGCAGAAAAAATTGGCTTCATAATATCTGCGTTTCATGGTCAAGTTGCAACACTTTCTACACATCCTTATGGTTGCCGTGTGATTCAG AGAGTCCTGGAGCACTGTAGCGATGGATCTCAAAGCCAATTCATTGTGGATGAGATTTTGCAGTCAGCTTGCCTGCTTGTACAAGATCAGTATGGCAATTACGTCACCCAG CATGTTTTGGAGAGGGGAAAAGCACACGAAAGAAGCGAGATCATCAGCAAATTATTTGGGCAAATCGTGCAGATGAGTCAGAACAAGTTTGCTTCAAATGTTATAGAAAAGTGTTTGGCATATGGTAGTACCGAAGAGAGGGATCTCTTGATCAAGGAAATGGTTGGACAAACCGAAGGAAATGATAATTTATTGGTATGCTCAAATCCTTGGCAAATTATTGAATATGTGTGTTTTAGTATCCTGATTCTGTTCATAGTTGAGTTGCTCATTGCCAATTCTTCTAACAAACAAGGATATTTAACAGCTTGTGCATCTTTCGATAGTTGTTTTCTTATCTACAGTTTTGGGGTTAGAATCCTATATTTCATTATATTTGCTAATGCTTGGATCTAG